One stretch of Deltaproteobacteria bacterium DNA includes these proteins:
- a CDS encoding YkgJ family cysteine cluster protein: MTKIRMKDGSKGCRRCGTCCEKGGPALHESDLGLLERGAIPLSCLVTYRLGETVRDDIKGILAPLDGEIVKIKSVAGGSACVFYKGKRKGCGIYGERPLECRLLNCRDTSAIEAAYSKDRLARADILTKNEKLLKLAVAHEERCSMLKIARLAADLSGPGGTAAADELLDLLQYDHFMRPFLVQKANIPENMLEFLFGRPLSGAIAGLGLAVKREGNRFTLCPWYDIS; this comes from the coding sequence GTGACGAAAATCAGGATGAAGGATGGCTCCAAAGGGTGCCGACGCTGCGGAACCTGCTGCGAAAAAGGCGGGCCAGCTCTGCATGAAAGCGATCTCGGCCTTCTGGAGCGCGGGGCCATACCGCTATCCTGCCTTGTCACATACAGATTGGGCGAAACCGTGCGGGACGACATAAAAGGGATCCTCGCCCCCCTTGACGGGGAAATCGTGAAAATAAAAAGCGTGGCAGGAGGCTCCGCCTGCGTCTTCTACAAGGGCAAGCGCAAGGGCTGCGGCATTTACGGGGAAAGGCCCCTGGAATGCCGCCTCTTAAACTGCCGGGACACAAGCGCCATCGAGGCCGCCTATTCCAAGGACCGCCTCGCCCGCGCCGACATCCTAACAAAAAACGAAAAACTCCTGAAACTGGCCGTCGCCCACGAGGAGCGCTGCTCCATGCTGAAAATCGCCCGGCTGGCCGCCGACCTTTCCGGGCCGGGCGGGACTGCCGCCGCAGACGAGCTTTTAGACCTTCTCCAGTACGACCACTTCATGCGCCCCTTTCTGGTTCAGAAGGCCAATATCCCGGAAAACATGCTGGAATTCCTCTTCGGACGCCCGCTTTCCGGGGCCATAGCAGGGCTTGGGCTTGCGGTGAAGCGCGAGGGCAACAGGTTTACGCTATGCCCCTGGTATGATATATCTTAG
- the crcB gene encoding fluoride efflux transporter CrcB produces the protein MGEAGQTIFSIRAFIAGYLGPGAWKFFLVMLGGSLGAASRYGVCLMAVRMWGTSFPWGTLIVNLAGCFIIGLLFALAEHAKILTPNTRLFLITGYLGALTTFSSFSAETLTLGLDGAPLSLAANMILNNVGGMGLALLGMWAGRVNLG, from the coding sequence ATGGGTGAGGCGGGACAAACGATATTCAGCATCCGGGCCTTCATTGCCGGATACCTGGGGCCGGGGGCGTGGAAGTTCTTCCTGGTCATGCTGGGGGGAAGCCTTGGGGCTGCCAGCCGCTACGGGGTATGCCTCATGGCTGTCCGCATGTGGGGGACCAGCTTTCCCTGGGGGACCCTTATAGTCAACCTCGCAGGCTGCTTCATCATAGGGCTTCTGTTCGCCCTTGCGGAGCACGCTAAAATCCTCACCCCCAATACGAGGCTCTTTCTTATCACCGGCTATCTTGGGGCGCTCACCACCTTTTCGTCCTTTTCGGCGGAAACCCTTACCCTGGGCCTTGACGGAGCGCCGCTTTCCCTTGCCGCCAACATGATTTTGAACAACGTGGGAGGCATGGGCCTGGCCCTTCTCGGCATGTGGGCGGGACGCGTTAACTTGGGCTGA
- a CDS encoding methylenetetrahydrofolate reductase — protein MRAPRPVKTESTLEKIMAAGHFGLTSECGPPRGSDPEEVIHKGELLRGYVDAINVTDNQTAMTRMCSLAACIRLKLIGLEPVLQMVTRDRNRIAMQSDILGAASFDINNMLCLSGDHQVFGDNPRGQNVYDLDSMQLLQTVRHMRDEGKFLGGAEIHRPPKMFVGAAENPFADPYEIRVPRLAKKIAAGAEFIQTQCIYNIEKFELWMKQAHDRGLTEQVYIMAGITPMKSAGMARYMKNKVPGMDVPDDVVKRMADQPKDKQAEEGLKICVETIQRLKEVPGLAGFHIMAIEWESVVPGIVKDAGLYPRPVV, from the coding sequence ATGAGAGCCCCAAGACCCGTAAAGACCGAAAGCACACTGGAAAAGATCATGGCAGCCGGACACTTCGGTCTGACCTCCGAGTGCGGCCCCCCGCGCGGCTCGGACCCCGAAGAGGTCATCCACAAAGGCGAGCTTCTTCGCGGCTACGTTGACGCCATAAACGTCACCGACAACCAGACCGCCATGACCCGCATGTGCTCGCTGGCCGCCTGCATCCGCTTAAAGCTCATAGGCTTGGAGCCGGTGCTTCAGATGGTCACCCGCGACCGCAACCGCATAGCCATGCAGAGCGACATCCTGGGTGCAGCCAGTTTCGACATCAACAACATGCTGTGCCTCTCGGGCGACCACCAGGTTTTCGGTGACAACCCCCGCGGCCAGAACGTTTACGATCTCGATTCCATGCAGCTTCTCCAGACCGTGCGGCACATGCGCGACGAAGGCAAGTTCCTGGGCGGGGCCGAAATCCACCGTCCGCCCAAGATGTTCGTGGGAGCCGCCGAAAACCCCTTCGCCGACCCCTACGAAATCCGTGTTCCGCGCCTTGCGAAAAAAATCGCCGCAGGAGCCGAGTTCATCCAGACACAGTGCATCTACAATATCGAGAAGTTCGAGCTGTGGATGAAACAGGCCCACGACCGGGGACTGACCGAACAGGTCTACATCATGGCGGGCATCACCCCCATGAAGAGCGCCGGCATGGCCCGTTACATGAAAAACAAGGTTCCGGGCATGGACGTCCCGGACGACGTTGTAAAGCGCATGGCCGACCAGCCGAAAGACAAGCAGGCCGAAGAGGGCCTCAAAATCTGCGTGGAGACCATCCAGCGCCTGAAGGAAGTCCCCGGCCTTGCTGGCTTTCACATCATGGCCATCGAGTGGGAGTCGGTTGTACCGGGAATAGTAAAAGACGCGGGGTTGTATCCGCGCCCCGTGGTTTAA
- a CDS encoding methylenetetrahydrofolate reductase C-terminal domain-containing protein — translation MIVAKPKPIEEVIETVKGFKNLLIVGCNECVTVCEAGGKKEVGILASALRMFFAKEGLDISIDEVTLERQCDHEYLEEIRSIQDKYNGILSLACGVGVQFMAEKYHDKPVMPGVDTCFLGATEERGVWTERCQACGKCMLAMTGGICPVSRCAKRLMNGPCGGSSKGSCEINKEVDCAWQLIVDRLKALGKMDDYEKLTPMKDWSTDRAGGPRKVVKEEVRQ, via the coding sequence ATGATCGTCGCAAAACCCAAGCCCATAGAGGAAGTCATTGAAACCGTAAAGGGTTTCAAGAACCTTCTCATAGTGGGCTGTAACGAGTGTGTCACCGTCTGCGAGGCGGGCGGCAAAAAGGAAGTGGGAATTCTGGCCAGTGCCCTTCGCATGTTTTTCGCCAAAGAGGGGCTGGACATTTCCATTGACGAAGTGACCCTGGAGCGCCAGTGCGACCACGAATACCTGGAGGAGATCAGAAGCATCCAGGACAAGTACAACGGCATCCTTTCCCTTGCCTGCGGAGTGGGCGTCCAGTTCATGGCGGAAAAATACCACGACAAGCCCGTCATGCCCGGCGTCGACACCTGCTTTCTGGGCGCCACCGAGGAGCGCGGAGTCTGGACCGAGCGCTGCCAGGCCTGCGGCAAATGCATGTTGGCCATGACCGGAGGAATCTGCCCGGTCTCCCGCTGCGCCAAGCGCCTGATGAACGGCCCCTGCGGTGGATCAAGCAAGGGAAGCTGCGAAATCAACAAGGAAGTTGACTGCGCCTGGCAGCTCATAGTCGATCGTTTGAAAGCACTCGGCAAAATGGACGACTACGAAAAACTCACCCCCATGAAGGACTGGTCTACAGACCGGGCCGGCGGTCCACGCAAAGTGGTCAAGGAGGAGGTGCGCCAATGA
- a CDS encoding hydrogenase iron-sulfur subunit: MRLEYPANIKIVRVPCTGKVDVIHLLRAIEKGADGAYVVGCMEGQCHYKGGNFRARKRVVQAQKVLDSIGMGGQRVQMYNLSSGEGTLFAQYAIEMTQKIKELGPNPIKLTNKRAA, encoded by the coding sequence ATGAGACTGGAATACCCGGCCAATATCAAGATCGTCCGCGTTCCCTGCACCGGAAAGGTGGACGTGATCCATCTTCTGAGGGCCATCGAAAAGGGAGCCGACGGGGCCTACGTGGTTGGCTGCATGGAAGGCCAGTGCCATTACAAGGGCGGCAACTTCCGGGCCAGAAAACGCGTTGTGCAGGCCCAGAAGGTTCTCGATTCCATCGGCATGGGCGGGCAAAGGGTTCAGATGTACAACCTCTCCTCGGGAGAGGGAACCCTGTTCGCACAGTACGCCATTGAAATGACACAAAAAATCAAGGAGTTGGGGCCCAACCCAATCAAGCTGACAAATAAGCGAGCCGCTTAG